One genomic region from Bactrocera tryoni isolate S06 chromosome 3, CSIRO_BtryS06_freeze2, whole genome shotgun sequence encodes:
- the LOC120771383 gene encoding transcription elongation factor SPT5, giving the protein MSDSEASNASDSGSDEGSLSSNKSQRSARSRSRSVYRSRSGSRSKSPSRSRSRSRSRSDASGSEDESPSRNRQRKSRSRSGDEEPEDGEDLDGDEVDSEYDEEEDEDDDRPRKKKKKERFGGFIIDEAEVDDEVDEDDEWEEGANELGIVGNEIDELGPTARDIEIRRRGTNLWDTQKEDEIEEYLRKKYADESVVKRHFGDGGEEMSDEITQQTLLPGIKDPNLWMVKCRIGEEKATALLLMRKFLTYCNTDEPLQIKSVVAPEGVKGYIYLESYKQTHVKTAIDNVGNLRMGQWKQEMVPIKEMTDVLKVVKEQVGLKVKQWVRLKRGLYKDDIAQVDYVDLAQNQVHLKLLPRIDYTRMRGALRTTATESDDFKRKKNRKPAAKPFDPEAVRAIGGEVHSDGDFLLFEGNRYSRKGFLYKNFTMSAILVDGVKPTLAELERFEEQPEDVNLEIVAGSKDDPTSTHSFSMGDNVEVCVGDLENLQAKIIAIDGGMITVMPKHQDLKDPLIFKASELRKFFKTGDHARVLAGRYEGETGLIIRVEPMRIVLVSDLTNHELEVLPRDLQLCSDVATGVDCLGQFQWGDLVQLDPQNVGVIVRLERENFHVLGMHGKVIECKPTALHKRRENRNSIALDADQNQIKRRDIVKVMEGPHAGRSGEIKHLYRSLAFLHCRMYTENGGIFVCKTRHLQLAGGSKSQANNAGTLGGFGFMSPRIQSPMHPSGGRGARTGGRGGRGGFRVTRDREMLGKTIKITGGPYKGVVGIVKDATECTVRVELHTSCQTISVDRNHIAMAGVPGKEGGSVSTYGRTPARTPGYGSQTPVYAAVGSKTPLLGNQTPNWDSEGRTPYSGTMTPSHDGSMTPRHGAWDPSIANTPARTNDFDYTLEEPSPSPGYNPSTPGYQMNTQFAPQTPGTLYGSDRSYSPFNPSPSPAPSPYPVGYMNTPSPSTYSPNTPGGNPQSPYNPQTPGASLDSPIGDWCTTDIEVKIHTHDDADLVGQTGIIRTVSNGVCSVFLRQEDRSVSIVSEHLAPVPPEVGDEFKVIFGDERESVGKVRSISDKDTSLCQINDEIKLLPTAYLCKMKSID; this is encoded by the exons ATGTCGGATTCAGAGGCAAGTAATGCTTCCGATAGTGGATCGGATGAGGGCTCTTTGAGTTCAAACAAATCACAGCGTAGTGCACGATCGCGTTCTCGTTCGGTTTATCGGTCACGTTCAGGTTCACGCTCTAAATCGCCCTCTAGATCCCGATCGCGTTCACGTTCGCGTTCTGATGCATCGGGCTCGGAAGATGAGAGTCCATCCCGCAATAGACAACGTAAAAGTAGAAGTCGTTCTGGTGATGAAGAACCTGAGGATGGTGAGGATCTTGATGGTGATGAAGTGGATTCGGAATATGACGAAGAGGAGGATGAAGACGATGATCGTCCAcgtaaaaagaagaagaaggaacgTTTTGGTGGATTTATCATTGACGAAGCTGAAGTTGATGACGAG GTCGATGAAGATGATGAATGGGAAGAAGGAGCTAATGAACTAGGAATTGTGGGCAATGAAATCGATGAATTAGGTCCCACCGCACGTGATATAGAAATACGGCGTCGTGGCACTAATTTATGGGA caCTCAAAAGGAAGATGAAATTGAGGagtatttacgaaaaaaatatgcTGATGAATCTGTTGTTAAACGGCATTTTGGTGATGGTGGTGAAGAAATGTCCGATGAAATTACGCAGCAAACTTTACTGCCAggaattaa agatcCGAATCTATGGATGGTAAAATGTCGCATTGGCGAAGAAAAAGCAACAGCCTTGCTTTTAATGCGCAAGTTTTTAACATATTGTAATACGGATGAGCCCTTACAAATAAAATCAGTTGTGGCTCCGGAAGGTGTAAAGGGTTATATTTATCTAGAGTCATATAAACAAACACATGTAAAAACCGCTATTGACAATGTGGGTAACTTGCGCATGGGACAATGGAAACAGGAAATGGTTCCCATCAAGGAAATGACAGATGTTTTAAAAGTGGTAAAGGAGCAGGTGGGATTGAAAGTTAAGCAATGGGTACGTCTCAAGCGTGGTTTATATAAGGATGATATAGCTCAAGTCGATTATGTTGACTTGGCACAAAACCAAGTGCATTTGAAACTACTGCCCAGAATTGATTATACACGGATGCGCGGAGCTCTAAGGACTACAGCAACG gaaTCTGATGACTTCAAACGTAAAAAGAATCGCAAGCCTGCCGCTAAACCTTTCGATCCAGAAGCTGTTAg GGCTATTGGCGGGGAAGTTCATTCAGATGGCgactttttactttttgaaggCAATCGTTATTCGCGTAAAggctttttgtataaaaattttacaatgtcTGCTATTTTGGTTGATGGTGTGAAACCAACACTAGCAGAATTAGAACGTTTTGAAGAACAACCGGAAG ATGTTAATTTGGAGATCGTAGCTGGTTCAAAGGATGACCCCACTAGCACACACTCGTTTTCAATGGGCGATAACGTAGAGGTTTGTGTGGGTGACTTGGAAAACTTGCAAGCAAAGATTATTGCAATTGATGGTGGCATGATAACTGTAATGCCAAAACATCAAGACCTCAAG gatCCCTTAATTTTCAAAGCTAGCGAATTACGTAAATTCTTCAAAACCGGTGATCATGCCAGAGTTTTGGCTGGTCGATACGAAGGTGAAACGGGCTTAATCATACGCGTGGAACCAATGCGTATTGTATTAGTATCAGATTTGACTAACCACGAATTGGAGGTATTGCCTCGTGACTTGCAACTTTGTTCCGATGTAGCTACAGGTGTCGATTGCTTGGGTCAATTTCAATGGGGCGATCTTGTACAACTTGA tCCGCAAAATGTGGGTGTTATCGTACGATTGGAAAGGGAAAATTTCCATGTTCTAGGAATGCATGGCAAGGTTATCGAATGCAAACCGACAGCTCTGCACAAGCGCAGAGAAAATCGCAATTCAATTGCTCTCGATGCAGACCAGAATCAGATAAAACGGAGGGATATAGTTAAAGTTATGGAAGGACCGCATGCT GGCCGGTCTGGCGAAATTAAACATCTTTATCGGAGCTTGGCTTTCTTGCATTGTCGTATGTACACAGAGAACGGtggtatatttgtttgtaaaacACGACATTTGCAATTGGCTGGTGGCAGCAAAAGTCAGGCCAATAATGCAGGCACACTTGGAGGGTTCGGTTTTATGTCACCACGTATACAATCGCCCATGCATCCTTCTGGTGGTCGTGGCGCTCGTACAGGTGGTAGAGGAGGCCGTGGCGGTTTCCGCGTTACCCGTGATCGCGAAATGTTgggtaaaacaattaaaatcacTGGAGGTCCATACAAAG gtGTTGTTGGCATTGTTAAAGACGCAACCGAGTGTACGGTTCGTGTCGAGTTGCACACTTCTTGTCAAACTATATCTGTTGATCGCAACCATATTGCCATGGCTGGTGTTCCCGGAAAAGAGGGCGGTAGTGTATCGACTTATGGCCGCACTCCAGCACGTACGCCTGGATATGGTTCACAAACACCAGTCTATGCAGCTGTGGGCTCGAAGACACCACTACTTGGTAATCAAACACCTAATTGGGATTCAGAAGGACGTACGCCTTACAGTGGTACAATGACACCATCGCATGATGGCAGTATGACGCCACGACATGGCGCTTGGGATCCAAGCATAGCCAATACTCCGGCACGTACGAATGATTTTGACTACACTCTGGAAGAACCTAGCCCCAGTCCTGGCTATAATCCAA gtaCTCCTGGTTATCAAATGAATACACAATTTGCACCACAAACTCCAGGCACTTTATACGGTTCAGATCGTAGCTACAGTCCCTTCAATCCAAGCCCAAGTCCAGCTCCATCTCCATATCCAGTTGGTTACATGAATACACCATCCCCATCTACATATTCACCAAATACACCCGGTGGTAATCCACAGTCTCCATATAATCCACAAACTCCAGGCGCTAGTCTAGACTCACCAATCGGTGATTGGTGCACAACCGACATTGaagtaaaaatacatacacatgacGATGCCGATCTAGTTGGACAAA